Proteins co-encoded in one Maylandia zebra isolate NMK-2024a linkage group LG16, Mzebra_GT3a, whole genome shotgun sequence genomic window:
- the LOC143412971 gene encoding uncharacterized protein LOC143412971, translated as MTLEKYSDVIMEMAKQGLSSEIISERLSYEHGEVRGFSARNVRKFCAEQITSCRLSDTRLELEVTQAINEVGPTYGRKMMKGYLSTKGVHAAEGRIGSILREVHQPYHEARRQGARNLNPTPYHAECMGHKVHLDQNEKLVMFGVTHVLAVDGFSKKIVSHSTMPIKNNLSIYEYVFRPAVITYGMWDQVRVDHGKEFYLTLFMQEMLSHHRFNQERLPYLQTSSTRNHTVERIWPEINNRVNYPLKTALLQLMDQEEIDMEDNLVRYCVSNLTCQLCNIGLASVVESWNAHRIPGKGIPNHFAEHGCKRRISPELLPNALEAADLYRQHLGSALKEYSTFGVDPFTTEQDKLRTESHFAEKYPDISHLFFRAVNGDFMPYKEALLCLINITQRNV; from the exons ATGACGTTGGAAAAATACTCAGACGTGATCATGGAGATGGCAAAACAAGGCCTGTCATCGGAAATTATATCAGAGCGTCTGTCATATGAACACGGGGAAGTGAGAGGATTTTCTGCGAGAAATGTTAGAAAGTTTTGTGCTGAGCAAATCACTAGCTGTCGACTCTCGGACACACGGTTGGAGCTTGAGGTGACACAAGCTATAAATGAG gtgGGCCCAACATATGGCCGCAAAATGATGAAGGGCTATCTGTCCACAAAAGGGGTACATGCTGCAGAGGGACGAATTGGGTCAATTTTAAGAGAGGTGCATCAACCTTATCATGAAGCAAGACGCCAG GGAGCTCGGAATCTTAATCCCACACCGTACCATGCTGAATGCATGGGGCACAAGGTTCACCTGGACCAAAACGAGAAACTTGTAATGTTTGGAGTCACCCATGTTTTAGCTGTAGATGGATTCAGTAAAAAGATTGTGAGTCATTCCACAATGCCAATCAAAAACAACTTGAGCATCTATGAATATGTTTTCAG ACCTGCAGTGATCACCTATGGTATGTGGGACCAGGTGCGAGTAGACCATGGAAAGGAATTTTATTTAACACTGTTCATGCAAGAGATGCTGTCACATCATCGCTTCAATCAGGAGAGACTGCCTTATTTACAGACCTCATCCACAAGA AACCACACAGTTGAAAGGATTTGGCCTGAAATCAACAACCGTGTCAACTACCCACTAAAAACTGCCCTACTCCAGCTGATGGACCAGGAGGAGATAGATATGGAGGATAACCTTGTGCGATACTGTGTGTCCAATCTAACCTGTCAGCTGTGTAACATTGGTCTTGCAAGTGTGGTAGAATCATGGAATGCTCATAGAAtcccag GAAAAGGCATACCAAATCACTTTGCAGAACATGGGTGTAAAAGAAGAATTTCTCCAGAGCTCTTGCCAAATGCACTTGAAGCAGCAGACCTTTACAGGCAGCACTTGGGATCTGCACTCAAAGAATATTCGACTTTTGGAGTTGATCCCTTCACAACCGAACAGGACAAACTTAGAACAGAGagtcattttgcagaaaaatatcctgatatttcacatttgttttttagAGCCGTAAATGGTGACTTTATGCCATACAAAGAAGCTCTGCTCTGTCTCATAAACATAACTCAGAGAAATGTATGA
- the LOC112434375 gene encoding uncharacterized protein LOC112434375, translating into MSETGSTSSARFFMARAHRPPHKRSTALKLHWNKQRMDHYVVFRKTKRVTLRDEDMTAEKLGRIFQVSAHTLYITDDSNVAMFPGAVSGVFSALDLTPRGHYEVHGEDMESIPTAGSSGQRFAFMRAPAVAASAPSRSQQATSSSPMSSKTFQRSVYFADVVGGRLIPNRMVVVRFLESEATLQGIVGKVQDAIGNYNPIILTDAQGNAILESEGTTGSQYWRQNARKILAVPEQDFNCLQGTKRKKLSSRKDDDSASLGEVSDKIEELVLASQSLPAVTAAIKELTDLAVAQKVTTPKLQTLKEGFSCVVCMNIIEDPVFSLCCRSIIGCKTCVEQWQETSQHCAKCRESNNGVLQITGLTAAFSVLKSFFAEE; encoded by the exons ATGTCTGAAACGGGAAGTACTTCTTCTGCGCGTTTTTTTATGGCGCGCGCACACCGTCCCCCACACAAGAGATCGACGGCCTTAAAGTTACACTGGAATAAACAGAGGATGGACCATTACGTTGTTTTTAGGAAAACTAAGAGAGTGACACTCCGGGACGAAGACATGACTGCAGAAAAACTGGGTCGCATCTTTCAG GTATCCGCGCATACTCTGTACATCACGGATGATTCAAACGTGGCTATGTTCCCCGGTGCGGTCTCTGGTGTTTTCAGCGCATTAGACCTTACACCCAGAGGTCACTATGAAGTCCACGGAGAAGACATGGAGTCAATTCCAACAGCAGGTTCCAGCGGGCAGCGTTTTGCATTTATGCGAGCACCAGCTGTGGCAGCGTCTGCACCTTCACGTTCACAGCAGGCTACTTCAAGTTCCCCTATGTCCTCCAAAACATTTCAGAG atCAGTGTACTTTGCAGATGTAGTTGGTGGGAGGTTGATTCCCAATAGAATGGTGGTTGTACGATTCCTGGAGTCTGAGGCTACGCTTCAAGGGATAGTAGGAAAAGTGCAAGATGCCATTGGTAATTACAACCCAATAATTTTGACAGATGCACAGGGCAATGCAATTCTGGAGTCGGAGGGCACAACAG GGTCacagtactggagacaaaatgCACGAAAAATTCTTGCTGTGCCTGAACAAGACTTTAATTGCCTCCAGggaacaaagaggaagaaactGAG CAGCCGTAAAGATGATGACAGTGCCAGTTTGGGAGAAGTGAGTGACAAAATAGAAGAGTTGGTGTTGGCATCTCAAAGTCTGCCAGCTGTCACAGCAGCAATCAAAGAGCTCACTGATCTTGCAGTTGCCCAGAAAGTCACAACCCCCAAGCTGCAGACACTCAAGGAGGGATTTAGCTGCGTGGTTTGTATGA ACATCATTGAGGATCCAGTGTTCTCACTGTGCTGCAGAAGCATTATTGGCTGCAAGACATGTGTGGAACAGTGGCAAGAGACatcacagcactgtgcaaaatgcAGGGAGAGTAACAACGGAGTTCTACAAATTACTGGTCTAACAGCTGCATTTTCTGTATTGAAATCTTTTTTTGCAGAGGAGTAA